In Tistrella bauzanensis, the genomic stretch CCGAGACGGTCGGCCGGCTGAGTGGCGCGTCGCACGGGCTGACCAGCGCCGCCGACATGGCGCGCAACGAAGCCGGCAGCGTCGCGGGCGCGGCCGAACAGGCCGCCGTCAATGTCGATGCCGTCGCCGCCGCCTCCGAAGAGCTGTCACGGTCGATCAGCGGTATCGCCGATCAGGTTTCTCGGTCGTCCGGTATCGCCAGACAGGCCGTCACCGACGCCGAACAGACCACCAGCACCGTATCGGGCATGCTGGGGGCGGCCGAGAAGGTCGGCGAAATCGTTCAGCTGATCAGCGACATCGCCGAACAGACCAATCTTCTGGCGCTGAACGCCACCATCGAGGCAGCCCGTGCCGGATCGGCCGGCAAGGGCTTTGCCGTGGTCGCGGGGGAAGTGAAGAACCTCGCGGCTCAGACCGCGCGCGCAACCGAGGATATCGGCTCGCAGGTCGGCAATATGCGCGAGGTCGCCGCCGCCACCGCGCAGTCGATCGGCAAGATTGCCGAAACGATCCGCCAGATGAACGAGATCGCGACCGGCATTGCCGAAGCGGTGGAACAACAGAGTGCCGCCACCCGCGATATCGCGCTGAACATACAGCAGGTCTCGTCGGGCACCCGCGAGGTCACCCGCGGCGTTGCCGGCATCGAACGGGTCAACAGTGAAACCAAGACCGCGGCCGACGATGTCGCCGAAACCGCAACGGCGCTGAACCAGCGCGCGAAACATCTGGCCGCCGAGATGGACGGCTTCATGCAGCGCCTGCGCAAAGGCACGGGTGCCTGATCACCTGGCAGCCGGCCAATGGTCGCGCCCCCCCCCCGCATGGCATCGGCCAGACAGAGGCCTGTGCCGTGCGGCGCCGGGGCCTGTGCCGTGCGGCGCGGGGCTATCGCGCCAGTGTCTCTGACGGCAACTCGCCGAACCGGCCCCGATAACTGCGCGCGAACTCACCCAGATTGATATAGCCCCAGGCATTGGCGATCGCTGATACCGTGGTGCCGGGCG encodes the following:
- a CDS encoding globin-coupled sensor protein produces the protein MTSPVTTSVLDTDRLRFLGLDARTVADLALVRPVLEAEIEGLLDLFYKTLATFPPMRALIDKPGMVDHLKQAQKIHWTALVSGRFDADYAARAARIGNAHVRIGLEPRWYIGGYQLVLQKLLAALSHSYRWSQDKRDRAQAAITRVVFLDMDMAIDQYIHGIMGQVHDARIQAASDLDSSIRSVVHDLTETVGRLSGASHGLTSAADMARNEAGSVAGAAEQAAVNVDAVAAASEELSRSISGIADQVSRSSGIARQAVTDAEQTTSTVSGMLGAAEKVGEIVQLISDIAEQTNLLALNATIEAARAGSAGKGFAVVAGEVKNLAAQTARATEDIGSQVGNMREVAAATAQSIGKIAETIRQMNEIATGIAEAVEQQSAATRDIALNIQQVSSGTREVTRGVAGIERVNSETKTAADDVAETATALNQRAKHLAAEMDGFMQRLRKGTGA